One stretch of Cohnella algarum DNA includes these proteins:
- a CDS encoding FecCD family ABC transporter permease translates to MTNPSIAIIAAGRRQRRRRFILVTGLLFLLACVLCCAMLLLGNTIYPVQEVVRALTGDSVKGVSFAVNTIRLPRMLAGLFAGFAFGIAGYTFQTMLRNPLANPNVIGITSGSSAAAVFCITVLNANGSVISAASVIAGLATVLFIYALSRGKAFSIGRLILIGIGIQAMLDALISYLLLVSDEQNVPAAARWLAGSLNGSQMSELAPLVIAVVVCTPIIMALGKHLSLLELGEQSAFSLGVSTDKTRIGLIVASVCMIAIATATTGPIAFVSFLSGPIAKRLVGAGFSGALPAGLVGVNLVLASDLVGQFAFEYRFPVGIITGILGAPYLIFLLIRMNRKGEL, encoded by the coding sequence ATGACAAATCCATCTATTGCAATAATTGCGGCGGGCAGGCGCCAAAGGCGCCGCCGTTTTATTCTCGTCACAGGCCTCCTGTTCCTTCTGGCGTGCGTGCTTTGCTGCGCCATGCTTTTACTCGGGAACACGATTTATCCGGTCCAGGAGGTCGTTCGCGCGCTGACGGGAGATTCCGTCAAAGGCGTGTCGTTCGCAGTGAACACGATCCGCCTTCCGCGAATGCTGGCGGGCCTGTTCGCAGGCTTTGCCTTCGGCATTGCAGGCTATACCTTTCAAACCATGCTGCGCAATCCGTTGGCGAATCCCAACGTCATCGGCATTACGTCCGGCTCCAGCGCGGCCGCCGTTTTCTGCATTACCGTCCTCAACGCGAACGGTTCGGTCATTTCCGCGGCCTCGGTCATTGCCGGGCTGGCTACGGTGCTGTTCATTTATGCATTGTCGAGAGGAAAGGCCTTTTCCATCGGGCGGCTCATTCTGATCGGGATTGGCATACAAGCGATGCTGGATGCCCTGATTTCCTATCTGCTGCTGGTCAGCGACGAGCAAAACGTTCCCGCGGCGGCAAGATGGCTCGCGGGCAGCCTTAACGGCTCCCAAATGAGCGAGCTGGCGCCTCTCGTCATTGCCGTCGTCGTCTGTACGCCGATCATTATGGCGCTCGGCAAGCATCTCAGCCTATTGGAGCTTGGAGAGCAGTCGGCTTTTTCGCTCGGCGTCAGCACGGACAAAACAAGGATCGGGCTTATCGTCGCCTCCGTCTGCATGATCGCGATCGCTACGGCCACCACGGGACCGATCGCCTTTGTTTCCTTTCTTTCGGGGCCGATCGCAAAAAGATTGGTCGGCGCAGGCTTCTCCGGCGCCCTTCCGGCGGGCCTTGTCGGCGTCAATCTCGTTCTGGCGTCCGATCTGGTGGGGCAATTCGCCTTCGAGTACAGGTTCCCCGTCGGCATCATTACGGGAATACTCGGCGCGCCGTATCTGATCTTTTTGCTCATCCGCATGAATCGAAAGGGAGAATTGTGA
- a CDS encoding ABC transporter ATP-binding protein: protein MKPTHTFQVENLVAGYENKTVIHDVGLVVPGNKISVMIGSNGCGKSTLLKAMARLIKPESGSITLDGKPIGKFPPKELARVVGLLPQSPIVPEGISVADLVGRGRFPHQSLLGGWSKKDYAAVAEAMEIMNITEFANHPIDELSGGQRQRVWIAMALAQQTDILFLDEPTTFLDITYQIEILDLLTDINRKHGTTIVMVLHDINLSARYADHIFALQGGRLVAEGAPSTVITSELIKDVFGLDCTVIEDPVSGSPYVIPIGRHHVKDAVRTT from the coding sequence ATGAAACCGACGCATACGTTTCAGGTCGAAAATCTCGTCGCCGGCTATGAAAATAAAACGGTCATCCACGATGTGGGCCTGGTCGTACCCGGCAACAAAATAAGCGTCATGATCGGGTCGAACGGGTGCGGGAAGTCTACGCTCCTGAAAGCGATGGCGCGGCTGATCAAGCCCGAGTCCGGGTCCATTACCCTTGACGGCAAGCCGATCGGCAAATTTCCGCCCAAGGAATTGGCTCGTGTCGTCGGTCTGCTGCCGCAATCTCCGATCGTGCCGGAGGGCATTTCGGTGGCGGATCTGGTCGGACGAGGCCGGTTCCCTCACCAGTCTCTGCTTGGCGGCTGGTCGAAAAAGGATTACGCGGCCGTTGCCGAAGCCATGGAAATCATGAATATTACCGAATTCGCCAACCATCCTATCGACGAGCTGTCGGGCGGCCAGCGGCAGCGGGTCTGGATTGCGATGGCTCTGGCGCAGCAAACCGATATACTGTTTCTCGACGAGCCGACCACCTTCCTGGATATTACGTACCAGATCGAGATTCTGGACCTGCTCACCGACATTAACCGAAAGCACGGAACAACCATCGTCATGGTGCTGCACGACATCAACCTGTCCGCGCGGTACGCCGACCATATCTTTGCCCTGCAAGGCGGCAGGCTCGTCGCCGAGGGCGCGCCGTCAACGGTCATTACAAGCGAGTTGATCAAGGACGTGTTCGGGCTGGACTGCACGGTGATCGAGGACCCCGTCTCGGGCTCCCCGTACGTCATTCCCATCGGGCGCCATCATGTCAAAGACGCCGTAAGGACGACATAA